A stretch of DNA from Triticum dicoccoides isolate Atlit2015 ecotype Zavitan chromosome 2A, WEW_v2.0, whole genome shotgun sequence:
CTCACCTTCAGATTTTATAAATTATTTGGATAACATGAGTGTAAGAATTATTTCCATCTGAAATTTTGCATAAAATTCGAGATTGCAGTATGCCCATTTTTACTGAATAAGAAGCTGAAACTAATGTAACTTTTGGTCAGGGGGAAAAATATcaaccgaaaaaatagaatacgatACAAATTCATGTTTTCCTTACATTAATATGAACAACATGAACTATCGAAAGGATCCTCACCATGCTATAAACAACTGACTTAAATAATTCCCAAGGCTTCTTCTGCATATTCATGGATTTCTCTTTATTGCAATGCACTAGTGTAGTAGATAAATCTGTTAAAAAAACAGCAGAAGCACACACTTAGTAAAAGATAATGTCAGAACCTGCGAGTGTAGATGGAACAAAGGGTTATAGAATAAACACAAATATTGGGACGAACGGATAAAAGTGGGACTTGTTTATTTAGTATACTGTATGTATTCATGTGACACCAAATAAATAACGATTCAGTCTATTGAGAAGGGTATTctccatttaaaaaaatcatgctAGTATCATGGAACCATAATTGCACTGACATGCTGTCTTCTCCGGTGACATACATGATCGCATATGATATATCGCTGATACACTATCTCACTCCAATTTGAACCAAGTTGATCTCCTTTATAAGAAAACTGCATTGATGTTATTGAACAGGTCATGCTACATGCTAGTATGTAATGATTAATTTCACTTGAAAAAAATACCTAATTATCCATCGATCCATCTATATAGTAAGAGGAAAGTCTGACCATAACACATGACAGGGTACTACTCATCCAGAAGTAGTATAGATCAACACATGGTGATTCAGATCTAATCTAATACAGTAAACACCAGAGCCAGACATGTCCATGTCAGAGTCGAGGTAGAAGAGACGGAGTACCAATGTCAATCCCGAGCCGGCTGCTGCGCGTGAGGTGATGCAGTGGTAGTTGGCTGATAAACCAGAGCTACCGGAGCCACGCCGGCGACGCCTGGCGACTAGGGTtgttgcgtggcgtgcgtgcagggGCGCGGTGGACGGGTGCGAAGTATCGGGGGAGAACATAGAGGGAGTCGGGGAGATCCGTGAGCAGTGGGTTGGGAGTCCACCGGAGCCTCCCGGAATcggagttggcggcggcggcggcgctgtggtGTGAGACATAGAGGAATCAGGGGAGAGATGTGGCTGGGAGAAAAAAAATGGTATTTTAGGCTGTGTGATATAtttggaaggagggggcgcagataAGGTGGAGGTGGGTACGGTACTGTAAAAAAAGGAAAGAGGTGGGGGTGCGTGGAGGTTAATCCCTTCGTGGGGAGGTGGGGTGGCTCACATCGTTGCTAGATATGCGTTGGTGTACGGGGGTGTTTGTTGTAGTGCTCTAAGCATAGGCATCCTATAAAAAAGACATTCTTCTAATTCACAGGTTTTCAAATTTGAACAAGAAGAAACCAATTGATGTATTATATAGTGCCAGAAGAGCTAGATGAAATACCATCTGACCGTCCATGAACCAACAAACTGAAAGCACGCTACTACGGGAGAAAAGTCTATGTAGGTTTTATAGCATCCAAGATCACTAAAATATTGTTTAGCGTCTATAGGCTTCATGAACACATATTTCAGTCTTGCCTATATTCCTATAATAACTCTGCGTgaagcaaaggtactgaaaggaAATGCAAATTTCTCTGGTTGATCGAATTCCACAACCAAAAGTCCCAAAATCTTCGTAATTCAGAGTTTCATACTCGCTGACGAAGGAAGATGACAGAAGCAACCCACCTGATCCCGAGCTGCAAGTTCAGCATGAGCTCGTAGTGCTTGTGCCCCTTGACGATGGTCTCCCCCTATTGCTTCGCCAGCGGCGGGGACACCCACTTGGCAATGCGCGGCGCCGGGGACGGCGGAGGCAGAAGCGCCCCGCTCTCCCCGCCGCCCTCCGTCCTCACGCTCCTCCGCGCGTCGTCCACCAGGGCGGCCCCGTCCACAATGTCGCAGGTGATGTCGCCGTCCGACTCCCAGATGCAAATCTTTCGTACTTCCGGACGCCGCCGGAGCAATTGCTCATCCCGGACACGGAGCTCGCCCGCCACTCCCCTGTACTCGGTCCCGTTGCGCCAGATGTATATAGCCATCCTGCAGCCCGGAGCGCCAGTCGCCGTCATATTGGCCGCCGTTGGCGTAGCTCTTCCTGCCGTCGCCGTCATTGAGGTTCATGGACCAGGAGGCCTCACCAGCAGCGGCGGTGTAGGTGTCGTCGCCGTCCATGAAGGTCCTTGAACTCGCCCTGTAGGTGGCGCCCGACGGCCAGGAGAACTTGCCCCGGCCCGTGGCCTTGCCGTGCCGCCACTCCCCCTCGTACATGCACCCATCCGTCCACAGGAACTTCCCGGCGCCGTGTGGCGCGCCGCCGCGCCACTGCCCCGTACGTGTAGAAGTCCCCGTTGGGGGGCCGCGCTCGACGTAGTCCTAGCTGAGGCGGCCGGCATCGTCGACGTCCGCAGAGGATGACTACTTGAGGAAGGAAAGTACATACATGTCCATCGTCCATGCTCATGACCTGGCTCGGTTTGGGTTTGGTCAATTGATAGAAAACCTGGCAAGTCGCAGGAGGCCGCAGCCGAGGGGCCGGAGCTGGAGCGGGGCGAAGAGATACCAATACTCACGAGGAAGAAAAGAACTCACTGCCGCCGGAGCCGGACACCGTCCACCTGACGCCATGGAACCTGCCGCGGATTACCATGGGCTACAGCCAGAATGGCGTCCTCCCGTCCAAGCCTCCGGCCGAGCTCGCTCCGCTGCGGCAACGAAGGCGCCGAGTTCGTCCACGCCAATCGAACTCCTCACGCGCGCCTTGGACCGCTTTCACCCCTTGCCGGCCGCTTCGCCGTCGCGCCGGCGGGCAACGCGAGCCTGGCGATCTCGCTCCACTGCGGCAATGAAGGTGCCGAGTTCGTCCACGCCAATCAGGACAGGACCGCCGGCAGCGGAGTAGCCCAAAACAAAGGAACAGGAAGCAAACAGGTACTTATAGATGCacaagacttgcctgctccccacgCGTGTGCCCATCCATGCTCCCACTTACGTGGCttcatttgattggaacaaaataaggtccGGCCCCATCCCCTTAAAATTAGGGAGGGAGATGATTAAAttagaaaggaaaaaggaaaaaagacaacCGTAGGATAGAGTGGGAGCACAGATGGGAGCATggaaagggagcaggcaagccggatcccttATAGGCAaccaaagaaagagaaaaaacaaaaacagaacCCACGAGAAAAGCCCAGAAGGCAAACGTGGTGAGATGCATGGCGCAGACATGCATGCCCATGCGGAGACGCGTCGAACGAAGGACACCCGGGAAATCTAGAATAGGCACGTCAATTTGACCATGCAAACTGGCCAGTCAAACAAATattaaagaaaaataaagaaactcTCCCGTAGGATGTGTTGCACACTCGAAGGTAAACAAGGGCTGCACGCGCGTTGCTCAAAGATACATGGTAAAAAAAACTCCAAAAAAACCAGAAAAATCGAATCCTTACAGGCCCAGTCTTCTTAGTATGTCTGTGATACACCATAACACACGTCATCGCTTTCAGAAAAAGTTTGGCTAACgagaggcattttctggaatagcagaggtcttgggGACATGGTTGAGCATCGTTTCTAGCAAAAAATTGT
This window harbors:
- the LOC119357895 gene encoding LOW QUALITY PROTEIN: phosphatidylinositol 4-phosphate 5-kinase 6-like (The sequence of the model RefSeq protein was modified relative to this genomic sequence to represent the inferred CDS: inserted 4 bases in 2 codons), which gives rise to MSMDDGHDYVERGPPTGTSTRTGQWRGGAPHGAGKFLWTDGCMYEGEWRHGKATGRGKFSWPSGATYRASSRTFMDGDDTYTAAAGEASWSMNLNDGDGRKSYANGGQYDGDWRSGLQDGYXYIWRNGTEYXGEWRASSVSGMSNCSGGVRKYERFASGSRTATSPATLWTGPPWWTTRGGA